In Rubrobacter radiotolerans DSM 5868, the following proteins share a genomic window:
- a CDS encoding phosphoenolpyruvate hydrolase family protein: MRREEALRRLRAQVAEGRPVIGAGAGTGLSAKCAEAGGVDLIIIYNSGRYRMAGRGSLAGLMPYGDANAIVVEMAAEVLPVVKDTPVLAGVCGTDPFRLMPKFLEQLKEMGFSGVQNFPTVGLIDGTFRQNLEETGMGFDLEIEMVRTAREIDLLTAPYVFDPEGARRMAGAGADVLVPHMGLTTSGTIGARTALTLDESVERVQAMHDAAKEENPDCLVLCHGGPIAEPDDAAYVLANTSGVVGFFGASSMERLPTEVAMTENMRRFKRIETG, translated from the coding sequence GTGAGGCGGGAAGAAGCGCTCCGGCGGCTGAGAGCCCAGGTTGCGGAGGGACGGCCCGTTATCGGAGCCGGGGCCGGAACCGGACTCTCGGCGAAGTGCGCCGAGGCGGGCGGGGTGGACCTGATCATCATCTACAACTCCGGCCGCTACCGGATGGCCGGACGGGGCTCGCTTGCGGGCCTTATGCCCTACGGAGACGCGAACGCCATAGTCGTCGAGATGGCCGCGGAAGTCCTGCCGGTCGTGAAGGACACCCCCGTCCTCGCCGGGGTCTGCGGCACCGACCCGTTCCGCCTTATGCCGAAGTTTCTTGAGCAGTTAAAGGAGATGGGCTTCTCCGGCGTTCAGAACTTCCCGACCGTCGGCCTTATAGACGGCACCTTCCGCCAGAACCTGGAGGAGACCGGGATGGGGTTCGATCTCGAGATCGAGATGGTCCGCACCGCCCGGGAGATCGACCTCCTCACCGCGCCCTACGTCTTCGACCCAGAGGGGGCCAGGCGCATGGCCGGGGCCGGAGCGGACGTTCTCGTGCCGCACATGGGCCTCACCACGAGCGGCACCATCGGCGCGCGGACCGCGCTCACCCTCGACGAGTCGGTGGAGAGGGTGCAGGCTATGCACGACGCCGCAAAAGAGGAGAACCCCGACTGCCTCGTCCTCTGCCACGGAGGCCCGATCGCCGAACCCGACGACGCGGCCTACGTGCTTGCGAACACGAGCGGGGTCGTCGGTTTCTTTGGCGCCTCCAGCATGGAGAGGCTGCCGACCGAGGTGGCCATGACCGAGAACATGCGCCGTTTCAAGCGCATCGAGACCGGCTGA
- a CDS encoding cation-translocating P-type ATPase — MTAPKRPAIPVTPGWSELASHELEARVVLETLEADGRLGLSGEEASRRLAEHGPNEIEERGGRTLAQIVWEQVSSVLILILVFAGIVAAALGRPYDTVAILAIVVLFVVLGVVQEYRAQRAIAALKKLSAPTVRAVRDGRPVEISARELVPGDLVQLETGSTISADMRVLESVNLRTREAALTGESEPVDKTAAPIAGADIALGDRTNMVYSGTSVVFGRGSAVVTATGMRTELGRIAELIQDVRHEKTLLQRRLDGLAKVLAGIALGIAAVVFVTGLARGDDTALMLLTAVSLAVAIVPEGLPAVLTFTLALGAQRMLGRKALIRRLPAVETLGSVTVICSDKTGTLTQNRMTVTALSTPGADVDLTEVLRERGPDVRLDLDNALAPLLAAGALCNDAIPDPGGELEAAGDPTEAALVVVAARYGLAKSALDAALPRVAEVPFDSARKRMTTVHEVPPDGPATLQGLRALTGGSPYVSLTKGAADTLIDLCVASLQDGRVVPLDSAGREALRREIEALTAGGMRVLAAAGRGLETLPEKDALEDVERDLVYLGLAAMVDPPRPEARDSVETCKAAGIRPVMITGDHPLTARAIAADLGMADADARVLTGRDLDRMSPEVLREAVREVPVFARVSPEHKLRIVEALQANGEVVAMTGDGVNDAPALKKANIGVAMGSGTDVAKEAAEIVLLDDNFATIVAAVEEGRVVYDNVRRFVQFSISGNLGKVLIVAVPPLFGLPLLLAPIMILFSNLLTDGLLGLGMGVERAERNTMRRSPYAPSESMFSRGIGRHIFVVGLVLGVGMILLGWLAWRAAGGDLAGVAGEALVATTVFTALAFAQLLRALSTRSFTAPIWRTGVRGNRLLLAMVGLALLLQLAVVYAPPLQEVFGTRPLGPVEIVAGVAVAVLMLLVMEADKGLRRRESSLGA, encoded by the coding sequence ATGACAGCGCCGAAGCGCCCGGCGATCCCGGTTACCCCCGGTTGGTCGGAGCTAGCCTCGCACGAACTGGAAGCTCGTGTCGTGCTGGAAACCCTTGAGGCCGACGGTCGCTTGGGGTTGAGCGGGGAGGAAGCGTCCCGCAGGCTTGCAGAGCACGGGCCGAACGAGATCGAGGAGCGCGGCGGACGCACGCTCGCGCAGATAGTCTGGGAGCAGGTCTCGTCGGTCTTGATCCTGATCCTTGTCTTTGCCGGGATCGTGGCGGCCGCGCTCGGGCGGCCCTACGACACGGTCGCGATTCTGGCGATCGTCGTTCTCTTCGTGGTGCTCGGCGTGGTACAGGAGTACCGGGCCCAGAGGGCGATCGCCGCTCTCAAGAAGCTGTCGGCCCCGACCGTGCGGGCGGTGCGCGACGGACGTCCCGTAGAGATTTCAGCTCGCGAACTGGTCCCCGGGGATCTGGTCCAGCTAGAGACGGGCTCCACCATCTCTGCGGACATGCGGGTCCTGGAGAGCGTTAACCTGCGCACCCGGGAGGCGGCGCTCACGGGCGAGTCGGAGCCCGTGGACAAGACCGCTGCCCCGATAGCCGGAGCGGACATTGCTCTTGGTGACCGGACCAATATGGTCTACTCGGGAACCTCGGTTGTCTTCGGGCGGGGGAGCGCGGTCGTCACGGCCACCGGCATGCGCACGGAGCTCGGGAGAATCGCCGAGCTTATCCAGGACGTCCGGCACGAAAAGACGCTTCTGCAACGGCGACTCGACGGGCTCGCCAAGGTACTCGCCGGGATCGCGCTCGGGATAGCGGCCGTTGTCTTTGTTACCGGGCTTGCCCGCGGGGACGACACGGCCCTGATGCTGCTGACCGCCGTGAGCCTCGCCGTCGCCATCGTACCCGAGGGGCTGCCGGCGGTGCTTACGTTTACCCTCGCCCTGGGCGCCCAGCGCATGCTCGGCCGGAAGGCGCTTATCCGGCGGCTGCCGGCCGTCGAGACGCTCGGGTCGGTAACCGTTATCTGCTCGGACAAGACCGGCACGCTCACCCAGAACCGGATGACGGTCACCGCGCTCAGCACCCCCGGTGCTGACGTGGACCTGACCGAAGTCCTGCGCGAACGCGGTCCGGACGTCCGGCTGGACCTCGACAACGCGCTCGCTCCGCTGCTTGCAGCCGGCGCTCTCTGCAACGACGCGATACCGGACCCCGGCGGTGAGCTGGAAGCCGCGGGAGACCCAACCGAGGCCGCCCTGGTCGTCGTCGCCGCCCGCTACGGGCTTGCCAAGTCCGCTCTCGATGCGGCGCTCCCGCGCGTCGCCGAAGTCCCCTTCGACTCGGCCCGCAAGCGGATGACGACCGTGCACGAGGTCCCCCCCGACGGCCCGGCGACCCTTCAAGGGTTGCGTGCCCTGACCGGCGGAAGCCCGTACGTCTCCTTGACCAAGGGCGCCGCAGATACTCTTATTGACCTCTGCGTCGCCTCCCTGCAAGACGGCCGGGTCGTGCCGCTCGACAGCGCCGGGCGGGAGGCGCTACGCCGCGAGATAGAGGCGCTCACGGCCGGCGGGATGCGCGTGCTCGCCGCGGCCGGGCGGGGCCTCGAAACGTTGCCCGAGAAGGACGCCCTCGAGGACGTCGAGCGGGACCTTGTCTATCTGGGGCTTGCGGCAATGGTGGACCCGCCGCGACCCGAGGCCCGAGACTCCGTCGAGACCTGCAAGGCCGCCGGTATCCGGCCCGTGATGATCACCGGCGACCACCCGCTCACGGCGCGGGCAATCGCCGCCGACCTCGGCATGGCCGACGCCGACGCCCGCGTGCTCACCGGCCGCGACCTCGACCGGATGAGCCCCGAAGTTTTGCGTGAAGCCGTGCGCGAGGTCCCGGTCTTTGCGCGCGTCTCCCCCGAGCACAAGCTGCGCATCGTGGAAGCGCTACAGGCGAACGGCGAGGTCGTGGCCATGACCGGCGACGGCGTCAACGACGCTCCGGCGCTCAAGAAGGCGAACATCGGGGTGGCGATGGGCTCGGGGACCGACGTGGCCAAGGAGGCCGCGGAGATCGTCCTTCTCGACGACAACTTCGCGACGATCGTCGCGGCGGTCGAGGAGGGCCGCGTGGTCTACGACAACGTCCGCCGGTTCGTGCAGTTCTCGATCTCGGGGAACCTCGGAAAGGTGCTTATCGTGGCAGTGCCGCCGCTCTTCGGCCTCCCGCTCCTGCTCGCGCCGATCATGATCCTTTTCTCGAACCTTCTCACCGACGGTCTTCTCGGGCTCGGGATGGGCGTCGAGCGGGCCGAGCGCAACACGATGCGCCGGTCGCCCTACGCCCCCTCCGAGAGCATGTTCAGCCGCGGCATCGGCCGTCACATCTTTGTCGTGGGGCTCGTTCTGGGCGTCGGGATGATCCTTCTCGGCTGGCTCGCCTGGCGGGCGGCCGGGGGAGACCTCGCGGGTGTGGCCGGAGAAGCCCTCGTCGCCACGACGGTCTTTACCGCGCTCGCTTTCGCGCAGCTTCTGCGGGCGCTCTCGACCCGCTCGTTCACCGCTCCCATCTGGCGCACGGGCGTTCGCGGCAACCGCCTGCTGCTCGCGATGGTCGGCCTGGCACTGCTCTTGCAGCTCGCCGTTGTCTACGCCCCGCCGCTGCAGGAGGTCTTTGGGACCCGCCCGCTCGGGCCGGTGGAGATCGTCGCGGGCGTCGCTGTCGCGGTCCTCATGCTCCTCGTCATGGAGGCGGACAAGGGCCTGCGCCGTCGGGAGAGCAGTCTGGGAGCCTAG
- a CDS encoding V-type ATP synthase subunit B translates to MTEPNGRERLFAVEHRTVSYVSGPLLVAEGARGVGYDEVVDVTTPAGGARRGQVLEVEGDRMVVQVLGGTRGLDRPGTAVKTRGQVARMAVGPDLVGRILDGSGSPIDGGPPLQPAAYHPVGGEPLNPYARAHPSDFIETGVSAIDGLNTLVRGQKLPIFSGFGLPAMELAAQIAEGARVPGSSGDASDDFVVVFAAIGVTQREAAFFRKRFAGSAALERSVLFINRADDPTVERLLTPRAALTAAEYLAWEEGRHVLVILADITNYAEALREVSAAREEIPGRRGYPGYMYTDLASLFERAGRVHGKDGSVTQLMILSMPDDDITHPIPDLTGYITEGQIVLSRELDRRGVYPPIDVLPSLSRLMNAGIGEGKTRYDHRQVADQLYAAFSRGRDLRRLVSIVGEGALSDEDRRFLAFADDFEREFVGQGKSSRTITETLETAWGLLDRFPPTELKRIKAETLERRAAEKASAIAQTNP, encoded by the coding sequence GTGACGGAACCGAACGGCAGGGAACGCCTCTTCGCGGTCGAGCACCGGACCGTGAGCTACGTCTCCGGGCCGCTACTGGTGGCCGAGGGTGCCAGGGGCGTCGGCTACGACGAGGTCGTGGACGTGACGACGCCCGCCGGCGGCGCGCGCCGGGGGCAGGTTTTGGAGGTCGAGGGCGACCGGATGGTCGTCCAGGTTCTGGGCGGCACCCGCGGCCTCGACCGGCCGGGCACGGCGGTAAAGACCCGCGGGCAGGTCGCCCGCATGGCCGTCGGACCCGACCTCGTTGGCCGCATCCTCGACGGTTCGGGGAGCCCCATAGACGGCGGGCCGCCCCTGCAGCCCGCCGCCTACCACCCCGTCGGCGGCGAGCCTTTGAACCCTTACGCCAGGGCGCACCCTTCGGACTTCATAGAGACCGGCGTCTCGGCCATAGACGGGCTCAACACGCTCGTTCGGGGGCAGAAGTTGCCGATCTTCAGCGGCTTCGGGCTCCCGGCGATGGAGCTTGCGGCCCAGATCGCCGAGGGCGCCCGTGTTCCGGGCTCTTCGGGAGACGCCTCCGACGACTTCGTCGTGGTCTTCGCGGCCATAGGCGTCACGCAAAGGGAGGCGGCGTTCTTCCGCAAGAGGTTCGCCGGTAGCGCGGCCCTGGAGCGGAGCGTCCTGTTCATAAACCGGGCCGACGACCCGACCGTGGAGCGTCTGCTCACGCCCCGGGCGGCGCTGACGGCGGCGGAGTACCTGGCGTGGGAGGAGGGGCGGCACGTGCTCGTCATCCTCGCCGACATCACCAATTATGCGGAAGCTCTGCGCGAGGTCTCGGCCGCGAGGGAAGAGATACCGGGTCGCCGTGGTTATCCCGGTTACATGTACACCGACCTCGCGTCCCTCTTCGAGCGGGCAGGGAGGGTGCATGGAAAAGACGGGAGCGTGACGCAGCTCATGATCCTGTCCATGCCCGACGACGACATAACCCACCCCATCCCGGACCTGACCGGGTACATAACGGAGGGCCAGATCGTGCTCTCCCGCGAGCTCGACCGCCGCGGCGTCTACCCGCCCATAGATGTCCTGCCCTCCCTCTCGCGCCTGATGAACGCCGGCATCGGCGAGGGCAAGACCCGCTACGACCACCGCCAGGTCGCCGACCAGCTCTACGCCGCTTTCTCTCGCGGCCGAGACCTCCGGCGCCTCGTCTCCATTGTGGGAGAGGGCGCCCTCTCCGACGAAGACCGTCGCTTCCTTGCCTTTGCCGACGACTTCGAGCGGGAGTTTGTCGGCCAGGGGAAGAGCAGCCGCACAATCACGGAGACGCTGGAGACGGCGTGGGGGCTGCTCGACCGCTTCCCGCCGACGGAGCTCAAGAGGATCAAAGCCGAGACGCTGGAGCGACGGGCGGCCGAGAAGGCCTCTGCCATTGCACAGACGAACCCCTAG
- a CDS encoding V-type ATP synthase subunit A: protein MVVRDGGKAPRMGEAGTVWRVAGPVVVATGLRDARLYNVVFVGEERLPGEVIRLDGERVTVQVYEETSGIRVGEPVEDTGAPLQVELGPGLLGGIYDGTQRPLPEMAAKDGDPFGAPTIGRGISLPAVDRTKEWDFVPSVEVGDNVVPGDVLGTVEETTALTHKVLVPPGVSGAVSEVKAGPARVEDPVAFVDGTPVTMLRRWAVREPRPVARKLDPDVPLITGQRIVDTLFPVARGGSATIPGGFGTGKTVLEQSLAKYSEADVVVYVGCGERGNELTEVLEEFPELTDPKTGAPLMQRTILIANTSNMPVAAREASIYTGITIAEFFRDQGYDVAIMADSTSRWGEALREVSGRLEEMPAEEGYPAYLATRIAEFYERAGSVVCLGSDGREGSVTVVGAVSPPGGDFSEPITQYSLRLAGTFWALDTSLARSRHFPAINWGTSYTLYELDEWFEREVKIGWAEGRAWARDLLQQERTLLEIVQLLGADALVPPQRVVLATGRLLREDFLQQSAFDDVDAYCSPEKQFHMLRVIRAAHRGIEEAVGREVAVETSSAVPAVAEIARMKYWPDGEVEERANDLIARLTREMGERE, encoded by the coding sequence ATGGTCGTTAGGGACGGTGGTAAAGCCCCCAGGATGGGCGAGGCCGGGACGGTCTGGCGGGTGGCAGGACCCGTGGTCGTGGCGACGGGCTTGAGGGACGCCAGGCTCTACAACGTGGTCTTCGTGGGCGAGGAGCGGTTGCCGGGGGAGGTGATCCGGCTCGACGGCGAGCGCGTCACGGTCCAGGTCTACGAGGAGACCTCCGGCATAAGGGTCGGCGAACCCGTCGAGGACACGGGCGCCCCCCTCCAGGTCGAACTGGGCCCCGGCCTCCTCGGCGGCATCTACGACGGCACCCAACGCCCCCTCCCCGAGATGGCCGCCAAAGACGGCGACCCCTTCGGCGCCCCCACCATCGGCCGCGGCATCTCCCTCCCGGCGGTCGACCGGACAAAGGAATGGGACTTCGTGCCTTCGGTGGAGGTCGGCGACAACGTCGTCCCCGGCGACGTGCTCGGCACGGTCGAAGAGACGACGGCGCTCACCCACAAAGTGCTCGTCCCGCCCGGCGTCTCCGGCGCCGTGAGCGAAGTGAAAGCCGGCCCGGCCCGGGTCGAGGACCCCGTTGCTTTCGTGGACGGCACGCCGGTAACGATGCTCCGGCGGTGGGCGGTCAGGGAGCCCAGGCCCGTGGCGCGCAAGCTCGATCCGGACGTGCCGCTCATCACGGGGCAGCGCATCGTGGACACGCTCTTCCCGGTCGCCCGCGGCGGCTCGGCCACGATACCGGGCGGCTTCGGGACGGGTAAGACCGTGCTAGAGCAGTCGCTGGCGAAATACTCCGAGGCCGACGTGGTCGTCTACGTCGGGTGCGGGGAGCGGGGGAACGAGCTCACGGAGGTCTTGGAGGAGTTCCCCGAGCTCACCGACCCGAAGACCGGGGCGCCCCTCATGCAGCGCACCATCCTCATAGCCAACACGTCGAACATGCCGGTGGCGGCGCGTGAAGCATCCATCTACACGGGCATCACCATCGCCGAGTTTTTCCGTGACCAGGGCTACGACGTCGCCATCATGGCCGACTCGACGAGCCGCTGGGGCGAGGCTTTGCGCGAGGTCTCGGGACGACTCGAAGAGATGCCCGCCGAGGAAGGTTATCCGGCGTATTTGGCGACCCGCATCGCCGAGTTCTACGAGCGGGCCGGGAGCGTGGTGTGTCTGGGGTCGGACGGGCGGGAGGGTTCCGTTACCGTGGTCGGGGCCGTCTCGCCGCCCGGCGGGGACTTCTCCGAGCCGATCACGCAGTACAGTTTGAGGCTCGCGGGGACGTTCTGGGCCCTGGACACTTCGTTGGCCCGTTCTCGCCACTTCCCGGCGATCAACTGGGGCACGAGCTACACGCTCTACGAGCTCGACGAATGGTTCGAGCGGGAGGTGAAGATCGGCTGGGCCGAGGGCCGGGCGTGGGCGCGGGATCTCTTGCAGCAGGAGCGGACGCTGCTCGAGATCGTGCAGCTACTCGGCGCCGACGCCCTGGTCCCGCCCCAGCGGGTGGTGCTCGCGACCGGCCGCCTCCTGCGCGAGGACTTTCTGCAGCAGTCGGCCTTCGACGACGTGGACGCCTACTGCTCGCCGGAGAAGCAGTTCCACATGCTGCGCGTCATCCGGGCCGCCCACCGCGGCATAGAGGAGGCCGTCGGGCGCGAGGTCGCGGTCGAGACGTCTTCGGCGGTGCCGGCGGTCGCGGAGATAGCGCGCATGAAGTACTGGCCCGACGGGGAGGTCGAGGAACGGGCAAACGACCTTATCGCGCGGTTGACGAGAGAGATGGGGGAACGGGAGTGA
- a CDS encoding V-type ATP synthase subunit F, whose product MSRLVVLTTPDLAPGYSLAGASTVPVASVEEATSELLSLVDGKGERGVIAVHEPFHVALDKEIRRRFDEALEPLVVPLPSGEPGTGDGGRRERLMKMLWQAVGYEITFDAEGGKG is encoded by the coding sequence GTGAGCCGGCTCGTGGTGCTAACGACCCCGGACCTCGCCCCCGGATACAGCCTGGCGGGTGCCTCGACCGTGCCCGTCGCCTCCGTGGAAGAGGCGACCTCCGAGCTGCTCTCGCTGGTGGACGGGAAGGGAGAGCGGGGTGTTATCGCGGTCCACGAGCCGTTCCACGTGGCGCTCGACAAAGAGATCCGGCGCCGCTTCGACGAGGCGCTGGAGCCGCTGGTCGTGCCGCTGCCCTCCGGGGAGCCGGGGACCGGCGACGGCGGGCGGCGGGAGCGGCTCATGAAGATGCTCTGGCAGGCGGTTGGGTACGAGATCACGTTCGACGCCGAGGGAGGCAAGGGTTGA
- a CDS encoding V-type ATPase subunit has translation MRLLFAQRADFGYGNARLRARRSGMLGRADYEALLDRDVDAMLGALSDTPYGPEVEAALTRHHGAQRLHEAVRRHLARSLEEMRSFYEGRARELVGILLSRWDLLNTITLMRGEATAPHTEEALAHVYPMGSLNDALAREIARQNEFAAAVQLLVRWKLPDPETARGLREAWPEYERTGDLAALEHAVTANWSARTAEALQNTDADGAALRRFFERETDEKNLLLALRLREALRRGETDRLPVLEGHGVYLPGGSVGVGRLDDAIRLPDTDNVAAALAAGHEQWRRPLEGWARTGDLAGLQHELEVRRTRDAVGLFATGDPLGVDVPVAYAVSKETEARNLRLIGEGAARGLDPERVRARLLILDGGSTS, from the coding sequence GTGAGGCTGCTCTTCGCGCAGCGGGCGGACTTCGGGTACGGCAACGCGCGCCTGCGGGCCCGCCGGTCCGGGATGCTCGGCCGGGCGGACTACGAGGCTTTGCTCGACCGGGACGTGGATGCCATGCTCGGCGCCCTCTCCGACACGCCCTACGGCCCGGAGGTCGAGGCCGCGCTCACGCGGCACCACGGGGCCCAAAGGCTGCACGAGGCCGTGCGCCGCCACCTCGCGCGTTCGTTAGAAGAGATGCGGTCCTTCTACGAGGGGAGGGCGCGCGAGCTCGTGGGCATCCTGCTCTCCAGGTGGGACTTGCTGAACACGATCACGCTCATGCGCGGCGAGGCGACCGCCCCGCACACCGAAGAGGCGCTCGCCCACGTCTACCCGATGGGCTCCCTGAACGACGCTTTAGCTCGCGAGATAGCCCGCCAGAACGAGTTCGCCGCCGCCGTCCAGCTCCTCGTGCGCTGGAAGCTCCCGGACCCCGAGACGGCCCGCGGCCTGCGCGAGGCCTGGCCCGAGTACGAACGAACCGGCGACCTCGCCGCCCTCGAGCACGCCGTCACCGCGAACTGGTCCGCCCGCACCGCCGAGGCGCTCCAGAACACGGACGCCGACGGCGCGGCCCTGCGCCGCTTCTTCGAGCGCGAGACCGACGAGAAGAACCTGCTCCTGGCGCTCCGGCTGCGCGAGGCCTTGAGACGCGGGGAGACCGACAGGCTCCCCGTCCTGGAAGGGCACGGCGTCTACCTGCCCGGCGGGTCCGTCGGCGTCGGCCGCCTCGACGACGCCATCCGGCTCCCCGACACGGACAACGTTGCCGCCGCGCTCGCCGCCGGCCACGAGCAGTGGCGCCGCCCGCTCGAAGGGTGGGCCCGCACGGGAGATCTGGCCGGCCTGCAGCACGAGCTGGAGGTGCGGCGCACGAGGGACGCCGTGGGCCTCTTCGCGACCGGCGACCCGCTCGGGGTGGACGTGCCCGTCGCCTACGCCGTCTCCAAAGAGACCGAGGCGAGGAACCTGCGCCTGATCGGGGAGGGCGCGGCGCGCGGCCTGGACCCCGAGAGGGTGAGAGCCCGCCTGCTCATCCTCGACGGAGGGAGTACATCGTGA
- a CDS encoding V-type ATP synthase subunit E: MPLRDLLNALESEAAAEAARLRRESEAEAEKILAEARAERERTRREILTARSSAAYGEANRRLALARLEATRLERNAREEAFDRLLAEARTLLAAARSEPGYRKVLDALLGEALTALPDAATVRVHPDDAGLAEELVAGKNLAVVPDPDVDGGVVIESADGRCVRNTPEERLLNAEPNLRMWYGERLARLEASVGARAGASR, encoded by the coding sequence GTGCCGCTCAGGGATCTGCTGAACGCTCTTGAGTCGGAGGCCGCCGCGGAGGCCGCGCGCCTGCGGCGCGAGAGCGAGGCCGAGGCCGAAAAGATCCTCGCCGAGGCCCGCGCCGAGAGGGAGAGAACACGCCGGGAGATCCTGACCGCCAGATCCTCCGCCGCCTACGGCGAAGCGAACCGCCGACTCGCCCTCGCCCGGCTTGAAGCCACCCGTCTGGAACGCAACGCCCGCGAAGAGGCCTTCGACAGGCTCCTGGCCGAGGCCCGGACCCTCCTCGCCGCCGCCCGCAGCGAACCGGGCTACCGAAAGGTGCTGGATGCGCTCCTTGGGGAAGCGCTCACCGCCCTCCCCGACGCGGCGACGGTTCGGGTTCACCCGGACGACGCAGGGTTGGCCGAAGAACTCGTGGCGGGGAAGAACCTCGCCGTCGTTCCGGACCCCGACGTGGACGGCGGGGTCGTGATCGAAAGCGCGGACGGGCGCTGTGTCCGAAACACCCCCGAAGAGCGGCTCCTGAACGCAGAGCCAAATCTCAGGATGTGGTACGGAGAGAGACTTGCCAGGCTCGAAGCGTCCGTTGGGGCGAGGGCCGGAGCGTCGCGGTGA
- a CDS encoding ATPase has protein sequence MEAGLIAIGAGLAIGLAALGSGMAQARVGSAAMGAIAEKPELTGRAILLMAIPETLVVLGFAVAAMLILLLG, from the coding sequence ATGGAAGCAGGGTTGATCGCCATAGGAGCGGGCCTCGCCATAGGACTGGCCGCTCTGGGCTCCGGAATGGCCCAGGCCCGCGTCGGATCGGCGGCTATGGGCGCGATCGCGGAGAAGCCGGAGCTGACGGGTCGGGCGATCTTGCTCATGGCCATCCCGGAAACGCTCGTCGTTCTCGGCTTCGCCGTGGCCGCGATGCTCATCCTTCTTCTCGGGTAG